One region of Mesobacillus boroniphilus genomic DNA includes:
- a CDS encoding DUF975 family protein codes for MELTISQIKKKSLASLKGKWGMGVGLTLIVFLITTIVPTIVEVFLSGGFSVWIDQTEPPLIADMVNLLISFLFIPMTVASYWFYLVIARWNDPKISDVFAVYKEWELSLKLIGTSILVGIFTILWSLLLIIPGIIKGISYSQVFFLLRDNPQLSALEAITESKIRMKGYKWKYFLLNLSFIGWAFIAIFTFGIGFLWLTPYISTANATFYNELIAPQDNEDAETPDLEL; via the coding sequence ATGGAATTAACGATTTCGCAAATTAAAAAGAAGTCTCTGGCGTCTTTAAAAGGAAAATGGGGCATGGGTGTCGGGCTTACCTTAATTGTCTTTCTGATTACGACAATTGTGCCGACGATTGTAGAAGTGTTTTTAAGTGGCGGATTTTCCGTGTGGATTGACCAAACCGAACCTCCATTAATTGCCGACATGGTTAATCTGTTGATCTCGTTTTTGTTCATCCCAATGACAGTTGCCAGCTACTGGTTCTACCTGGTCATTGCCAGATGGAATGATCCCAAAATCTCAGATGTCTTTGCAGTATACAAAGAATGGGAGCTATCACTTAAGCTTATCGGAACATCTATCCTTGTTGGGATCTTCACGATACTATGGTCATTATTATTGATTATACCAGGCATTATCAAGGGGATTTCCTACTCACAAGTGTTCTTCCTGCTGAGGGATAATCCGCAGCTCTCTGCCCTTGAGGCAATCACAGAAAGTAAAATCAGAATGAAGGGCTATAAATGGAAATACTTCCTTTTGAACCTCAGCTTCATAGGCTGGGCGTTCATTGCCATTTTTACATTCGGAATTGGTTTCTTGTGGCTGACTCCGTACATAAGTACAGCAAATGCGACCTTTTATAATGAGTTAATCGCGCCACAGGACAATGAAGATGCAGAGACTCCAGACTTGGAGTTATAA
- a CDS encoding BCCT family transporter has product MIKNILSNFVFSVSAAVILLFVVVGAIMPKKFGAVAGELFGFTTVNFGWFYLLAVFIIVLFLIGLAVSKYGAIRLGGEGERPEFSFFTWIGMLFSAGFGAGLVFWGIAEPMSHFFNTPFANIEGESRSAARVAMGYSFFHWGVSQWSVFAIVGLVIGFLQFRKQKNGLVSTALEPITGTKPAVKNTIDTLAVVATVMGIATSVGLGVLQMNGGLNAVFGTGNSIAIQMIIILVIFIAYMISSSTGLDKGIAMLSNLNLGIAIVLLLFVLIAGPTVFIMESFTLAIGDYFANFIQYSLRLQPYQEGTWTRDWTIFYWAWAIAWSPFVGAFVARVSKGRTIREFIFGVMVIPPVIACLWIAAFGGTALWNDLNYDSGIAEAVNADLTSALFKTYEVLPLTEILSILSIVLIFTFLVTSADSATYILASMTTSGSLNPPRFAKIVWGSLMAAISAVLLYAGGLEALQTASLIAALPFTVLLLLLMFAILKLLKKEPLPIRPADLRRFRRLEKAASNEPKKN; this is encoded by the coding sequence ATGATCAAAAATATATTATCAAACTTTGTTTTTTCAGTGTCAGCTGCGGTGATTTTGTTGTTCGTCGTAGTTGGAGCCATTATGCCAAAGAAGTTTGGTGCGGTGGCTGGAGAGTTGTTTGGTTTTACAACAGTTAATTTTGGTTGGTTCTACTTGCTTGCAGTATTTATTATTGTGCTTTTCTTAATAGGACTAGCAGTAAGTAAATATGGAGCCATCCGGCTTGGCGGTGAAGGGGAACGACCTGAATTTTCCTTTTTTACCTGGATTGGAATGCTCTTTTCAGCAGGGTTTGGAGCCGGACTAGTATTCTGGGGAATCGCAGAGCCGATGAGTCATTTCTTCAACACTCCATTCGCCAATATCGAAGGAGAATCAAGGAGTGCTGCAAGAGTCGCAATGGGCTACTCCTTCTTCCACTGGGGGGTCAGCCAATGGTCTGTTTTTGCGATTGTTGGGTTAGTGATTGGGTTCCTTCAGTTCCGTAAACAAAAAAATGGTCTGGTATCTACAGCACTTGAGCCGATTACAGGTACAAAACCTGCAGTGAAAAACACAATTGATACACTTGCGGTCGTTGCAACTGTCATGGGGATCGCAACATCTGTCGGACTTGGTGTCCTGCAAATGAATGGCGGCCTTAATGCAGTTTTCGGTACCGGAAACTCTATCGCCATTCAAATGATCATTATTTTGGTGATCTTCATTGCCTATATGATTTCTTCTTCAACCGGGCTTGATAAAGGGATTGCGATGTTGAGCAACCTGAATCTTGGAATAGCCATTGTTCTCTTGTTATTCGTTTTGATTGCCGGGCCAACTGTTTTTATTATGGAAAGCTTCACGCTCGCGATTGGGGATTATTTTGCCAACTTCATTCAATACAGCTTAAGGCTGCAGCCATACCAGGAAGGAACCTGGACAAGAGATTGGACAATCTTTTACTGGGCATGGGCGATTGCCTGGTCTCCATTTGTTGGGGCATTCGTTGCCCGCGTATCGAAGGGCAGGACGATAAGGGAATTTATTTTTGGCGTCATGGTCATTCCGCCGGTGATTGCTTGTCTCTGGATTGCCGCATTTGGTGGAACGGCTTTATGGAATGATTTGAATTATGATTCAGGGATTGCTGAGGCAGTAAACGCTGATTTAACATCTGCTTTATTCAAAACTTATGAAGTGTTGCCATTGACTGAAATTCTATCAATATTATCCATCGTTTTGATTTTCACATTCCTGGTAACGTCAGCGGATTCAGCAACCTATATACTGGCGAGCATGACGACTTCCGGAAGTTTGAACCCGCCAAGATTTGCAAAAATTGTTTGGGGTTCGCTAATGGCAGCTATTTCTGCAGTCTTGCTATACGCAGGCGGCCTTGAGGCTTTGCAGACAGCATCGCTGATTGCTGCACTTCCTTTCACAGTCTTGCTGCTGCTATTAATGTTCGCGATTCTTAAGCTCTTGAAAAAAGAACCGCTGCCAATCAGGCCGGCAGACTTAAGACGTTTCAGGAGATTAGAGAAAGCGGCAAGTAATGAGCCGAAGAAAAATTAA
- the fdhD gene encoding formate dehydrogenase accessory sulfurtransferase FdhD — translation MLENMSDKYTITKYQDGQFLDVEDVIVNEFPLTIYVNDMEFATMVCTPTHFEEMVVGFLASEGVIRSYNDVHSLSIDESRGYAYVMLKVNMTTNQEYYSKRFIGSCCGKSRQFYFHNDARTAKTSMSKTTITATQSIELMNQMQNSSQVFLETGGVHNAALCSPEEMIAVRTDIGRHNALDKLYGYSILNRVPVRNKIIVFSGRISSEVLLKAAKIGVGIVLSKSAPTDLAIKLAKDLNITAVGFIRGNSFNVYSCPERIID, via the coding sequence ATGTTGGAAAATATGAGTGATAAATATACCATAACAAAATATCAGGATGGACAATTCCTGGATGTAGAGGATGTCATCGTAAATGAATTCCCGTTGACAATCTATGTAAACGACATGGAGTTTGCAACAATGGTGTGTACTCCCACACATTTTGAGGAAATGGTTGTCGGTTTTCTGGCATCCGAAGGGGTTATCCGTTCTTACAATGACGTCCATTCACTTAGCATTGATGAAAGCAGAGGTTATGCTTATGTAATGCTAAAAGTAAATATGACGACAAACCAGGAGTATTATTCCAAACGCTTTATCGGTTCATGCTGCGGGAAAAGCCGGCAATTTTATTTTCATAATGATGCCAGAACTGCTAAAACCTCGATGTCTAAAACGACTATAACAGCAACTCAGAGTATTGAGCTCATGAACCAGATGCAAAACAGCTCCCAGGTGTTTCTTGAAACAGGGGGCGTGCATAATGCAGCTCTTTGTTCACCTGAAGAAATGATAGCCGTACGCACAGATATTGGACGCCATAATGCACTCGATAAGTTATATGGATATAGTATTCTGAATAGGGTGCCTGTAAGAAATAAAATCATAGTATTTAGTGGAAGGATTTCTTCAGAAGTACTATTAAAAGCTGCGAAGATTGGGGTAGGAATCGTCCTGTCCAAATCAGCGCCAACGGACCTTGCAATCAAACTGGCTAAGGATTTAAATATTACCGCTGTAGGCTTTATCCGTGGGAATTCCTTTAATGTGTATTCATGTCCTGAGAGAATTATTGATTAA
- a CDS encoding nuclease-related domain-containing protein, giving the protein MLLKKRTESKELIALRYLNKRMELSPKDKFHLTNLEKGYRGEIEFDRLTENLSEERYIIDDLLLQVNNSYFQIDKVIISGGLIHLLDVKYNEGDYYLESDKFYSVTSGREFKNPVIQLKRSETLFRQLLQNLKLNYLVQASVVFNNPEFTLYQARMDQPLILPTQINRFLKELNETPSKMDENHKLLAQKLLSLHHEKNPFTTLPAYGYDQLVKGMNCRACGSFNTSIEMRHLVCGKCGNSELVEQAIVKNIEEFRLLFPERKIITQSIYEWCNMAINKRRITRVFKKYYKAVGNTSDTYYE; this is encoded by the coding sequence ATGTTACTTAAAAAAAGAACTGAATCAAAGGAATTAATAGCACTGCGCTACTTGAACAAACGAATGGAGTTGAGCCCAAAGGATAAATTTCATCTTACGAATTTGGAAAAGGGGTATAGAGGGGAGATTGAATTTGACCGGCTGACTGAAAACCTCTCAGAGGAAAGGTATATTATAGATGACCTCCTACTTCAAGTGAATAATTCTTATTTCCAAATTGATAAGGTAATAATCTCTGGGGGATTGATTCATCTATTGGATGTAAAATATAACGAAGGTGATTATTACCTGGAATCAGACAAGTTCTACTCCGTGACGAGCGGCCGAGAGTTCAAAAATCCAGTTATACAATTAAAGAGAAGCGAGACGCTCTTTCGCCAGCTGCTTCAAAACCTCAAATTAAATTACCTCGTCCAGGCTTCAGTCGTTTTTAACAACCCAGAGTTCACACTTTACCAAGCCCGGATGGACCAGCCACTCATTTTACCAACCCAAATCAATCGCTTTTTAAAAGAACTTAACGAAACACCTTCTAAGATGGACGAGAACCATAAATTACTCGCCCAAAAATTGCTTTCATTGCACCACGAAAAAAATCCATTTACCACTCTGCCTGCATATGGTTATGACCAATTGGTAAAGGGTATGAATTGCAGGGCTTGTGGGTCGTTTAATACCTCCATTGAAATGCGGCATTTAGTCTGCGGCAAGTGTGGAAACTCCGAACTAGTAGAACAAGCAATAGTAAAGAATATAGAAGAATTCAGGCTATTGTTTCCTGAGAGAAAAATAATTACACAAAGCATCTACGAATGGTGCAACATGGCTATAAATAAAAGAAGGATAACCAGAGTGTTCAAGAAGTACTATAAAGCAGTCGGAAACACTTCGGATACTTATTACGAATGA
- a CDS encoding amino acid ABC transporter permease, which yields MPSLSHVIEVFFDSYDIFLKGMLLTLQVTAVSILIAIFIGLFFAFLKISGIRILEWIANAYIYLVRGTPLIVQIFIFYFGMTNLNISAFWSVALGLAFHNGAYIAEIFRGTIQSIDKGQMEAGRSLGMSRTLTMRRIILPQAFRRALPPLGNQFIIGLKDSSLAAFIGMYELFNVATTKGANNFDNMTYLLIVAVYYLFLVYLISALVGLLEKKLSVSD from the coding sequence TTGCCAAGTCTATCGCATGTTATAGAAGTCTTTTTTGACAGTTATGATATTTTCCTCAAAGGCATGCTGCTGACCTTGCAAGTTACAGCAGTATCAATTTTGATTGCTATTTTTATAGGTTTATTTTTTGCTTTTCTAAAAATATCTGGTATTAGAATCTTGGAATGGATTGCAAATGCCTATATTTATTTGGTCAGAGGAACCCCGTTGATCGTCCAAATCTTCATCTTTTACTTTGGAATGACTAATTTGAATATCTCCGCGTTCTGGTCTGTAGCACTCGGACTTGCTTTTCATAACGGTGCCTATATTGCGGAAATCTTCCGGGGAACCATCCAGTCGATCGACAAGGGCCAAATGGAAGCCGGCCGTTCTCTTGGTATGAGCAGGACCCTAACAATGCGAAGAATTATCCTTCCACAAGCATTCCGTCGTGCACTGCCTCCACTTGGGAATCAATTCATCATTGGTCTCAAGGATTCTTCCCTAGCAGCTTTCATTGGTATGTATGAATTATTCAATGTTGCGACAACAAAAGGAGCAAACAATTTTGATAATATGACGTATCTGCTGATCGTAGCTGTTTATTATCTATTCCTTGTTTACTTGATATCTGCTTTGGTTGGACTGCTTGAGAAGAAATTATCCGTAAGTGATTAA
- a CDS encoding DinB family protein has translation MGFNRSTLFLIDQKEGFTLTFGHLVSMMNYARSTTLEAVEGLTIEELDFLVHDEANTIGMLLGHMAAVEKIYQIITFERRNPTEEEEEALGAGLELGEKGKAAFKGFPLEYYLGELQDVRENTFQKFHTLTDEWLFEQTNWWWNEQGNNYFKWFHVLEDELNHRGQIRMIKKIYSKEKSGLVK, from the coding sequence ATGGGATTCAATCGTTCTACACTATTTTTGATTGATCAGAAAGAGGGGTTCACGCTGACCTTCGGCCATTTGGTGTCAATGATGAACTATGCGCGGTCCACAACTTTGGAAGCAGTGGAGGGACTTACAATTGAGGAGCTTGATTTCCTTGTCCATGATGAAGCAAACACAATTGGTATGCTCCTTGGCCATATGGCTGCTGTTGAAAAAATCTATCAAATTATTACTTTTGAGAGAAGGAATCCAACAGAAGAAGAGGAAGAGGCATTAGGAGCAGGACTTGAACTCGGTGAAAAAGGAAAAGCAGCATTCAAAGGATTCCCATTAGAGTACTATCTTGGCGAACTTCAGGATGTCAGAGAGAATACGTTTCAAAAATTTCATACCCTGACTGATGAATGGTTGTTTGAGCAAACGAATTGGTGGTGGAACGAGCAGGGTAACAATTATTTCAAGTGGTTCCATGTGCTTGAAGATGAACTAAACCACCGGGGACAGATCAGAATGATAAAGAAGATTTATAGCAAGGAGAAGAGTGGTTTAGTAAAATAA
- a CDS encoding amino acid ABC transporter ATP-binding protein: MINVKKLNKSFGDLHVLKDVDITVKESDVVCLIGASGSGKSTLLRCLNFLEINDNGQIIIEGEEIKADTHDLNEVRQKIGMVFQHFNLFPHKNVIENIIEAPVHVKGVSKAQAIEEARELLAKVGLSDKEKVYPSKLSGGQKQRVAIARALAMKPDIMLFDEPTSALDPELVGEVLATMKELAEEGMTMVVVTHEMGFAREVADWVVYMHGGRIVEVGHPDDIFENPVEERTREFLSKTF; this comes from the coding sequence ATGATCAATGTTAAGAAACTGAATAAATCATTTGGCGACCTTCATGTATTGAAGGACGTTGATATAACAGTAAAAGAAAGCGACGTGGTCTGCTTGATTGGTGCAAGTGGATCTGGTAAAAGTACATTGCTGCGTTGCTTGAATTTCTTGGAAATAAACGATAATGGACAAATTATAATTGAAGGCGAAGAAATAAAAGCTGATACTCACGATTTGAACGAAGTGCGCCAGAAGATCGGCATGGTTTTCCAGCACTTCAACTTATTTCCTCACAAAAATGTGATTGAGAATATTATTGAGGCACCTGTCCATGTAAAGGGTGTCAGTAAGGCCCAGGCCATTGAAGAAGCAAGGGAGCTTCTTGCAAAGGTAGGGCTATCAGATAAAGAAAAGGTCTATCCATCGAAGCTTTCCGGCGGACAGAAGCAGCGGGTTGCAATAGCGAGAGCGCTGGCGATGAAGCCTGACATTATGCTGTTCGATGAACCAACATCTGCACTTGACCCCGAGCTGGTTGGAGAAGTACTTGCAACGATGAAGGAACTTGCGGAAGAGGGCATGACCATGGTGGTCGTGACACATGAAATGGGCTTTGCGCGTGAGGTTGCTGACTGGGTCGTATACATGCATGGAGGCCGGATTGTGGAAGTAGGCCATCCGGATGATATCTTTGAAAATCCAGTTGAAGAACGTACGCGTGAATTTTTAAGCAAAACTTTTTAA
- a CDS encoding flotillin family protein, which yields MDLMFIVIGFVVFLIIALIAVFITKYKTAGPDEALIVTGSFLGSRNVHTDESNNKIKIIRGGGTFIFPVFQQSRPLSLLSSKLEVTTPEVYTEQGVPVMADGTAIIKIGGSISEIATAAEQFLGKTKEDRENEAKEVLEGHLRSILGSMTVEEIYKNRDKFSQEVQRVASQDLAKMGLVIVSFTIKDVRDKNGYLDSLGKPRIAQVKRDADIATADAEKETRIKKAEADKEAKKAEFERATEIAEAEKINGLKMAEFRREQDIAKARADQAYDLENARAQQEVTEQEMQVKIIERQKQIELEEKEILRRERQYDSEVKKKADADRYSVEQSAAADKAKQIAEADANKYRIEAMARAEAERIRMDGLAKAEAERAQGETEAEIIRLKGIAEAEAKEKIAEAFEQFGQAAILDMIVKMLPEYAKQVAAPLGNIDKITVVDTGGSDANGGANKVTGYATNLMSTLQESLKASSGIDVKELIENFSGKANVRHSIDALADGIRENKTENRVEAMLKQEE from the coding sequence ATGGATCTTATGTTTATTGTTATTGGTTTTGTTGTATTTCTTATCATCGCATTAATCGCTGTGTTCATAACCAAATACAAGACGGCCGGTCCGGACGAAGCTTTGATTGTTACTGGCAGCTTCCTGGGCAGCCGCAATGTTCATACGGATGAATCGAACAACAAGATAAAAATCATTCGTGGAGGCGGTACGTTCATCTTTCCTGTATTCCAGCAATCCCGTCCACTCAGTCTCCTCTCAAGCAAGCTTGAAGTCACTACACCTGAAGTATACACAGAACAGGGTGTGCCAGTCATGGCAGATGGAACGGCAATCATCAAAATCGGCGGATCCATCAGTGAAATTGCCACTGCTGCTGAGCAATTCCTTGGTAAGACGAAGGAAGATCGCGAAAATGAAGCAAAAGAAGTGCTCGAAGGTCATTTGCGTTCCATTTTAGGATCGATGACTGTAGAAGAAATCTATAAAAACCGTGATAAGTTCTCTCAAGAAGTTCAGCGTGTTGCTTCACAGGACCTGGCAAAAATGGGACTTGTCATAGTGTCATTTACGATCAAGGATGTCCGTGATAAAAATGGATACCTTGATTCCCTTGGTAAACCGAGAATTGCCCAGGTAAAGCGTGATGCTGATATCGCGACAGCTGACGCGGAAAAAGAGACACGCATTAAGAAAGCTGAAGCGGATAAAGAAGCGAAGAAAGCTGAATTTGAGCGTGCGACTGAAATCGCCGAGGCTGAGAAAATCAATGGCTTGAAAATGGCTGAATTCAGACGTGAACAGGATATTGCGAAGGCACGTGCCGACCAGGCATACGATCTTGAAAATGCACGGGCTCAGCAAGAAGTAACCGAGCAGGAAATGCAGGTCAAGATCATCGAGCGCCAAAAGCAAATCGAGCTTGAGGAAAAAGAAATCCTGCGCCGCGAACGCCAGTATGACTCCGAAGTCAAGAAAAAAGCTGATGCAGACCGATACTCTGTTGAGCAATCCGCAGCTGCAGACAAAGCCAAGCAAATCGCTGAAGCAGATGCGAATAAATACCGAATTGAAGCGATGGCACGTGCCGAAGCAGAGAGAATCCGCATGGATGGACTTGCAAAAGCTGAAGCAGAGCGGGCACAGGGTGAAACAGAAGCTGAAATCATCCGCCTGAAAGGTATCGCTGAAGCAGAGGCGAAAGAAAAGATTGCCGAAGCGTTCGAACAGTTCGGTCAGGCCGCTATCCTCGATATGATTGTAAAAATGCTTCCTGAATACGCGAAGCAGGTAGCAGCGCCACTTGGCAATATCGATAAGATAACCGTTGTCGACACAGGCGGGAGTGATGCCAATGGAGGAGCAAACAAGGTAACCGGCTATGCAACTAATCTGATGTCAACGCTTCAGGAATCACTAAAAGCATCATCTGGCATTGATGTAAAAGAACTGATCGAGAACTTCTCAGGAAAAGCCAATGTAAGACACAGTATCGATGCATTGGCAGACGGAATTCGTGAGAACAAGACTGAAAACAGAGTTGAAGCTATGCTAAAGCAGGAAGAATAG
- a CDS encoding sterol desaturase family protein yields MNKQYKEFFFFPDISILIVLIISGAGFSIWRGPTMFTAIFFLVGMITFAFSEYLTHRFFFHLKAPKNPLFLKFMKRIHYDHHSDPNDLKLLFLPLWYSLPNFFVLSLLFYLLTNNLNFTFAFGTGLMSMLLVYEWKHYVAHRPIKPKTKFGRWVKKVHILHHYKNENFWYGVSTPFADYLFGTFRNEKDVETSKSAKDLEKRAL; encoded by the coding sequence ATGAATAAACAATACAAAGAGTTTTTCTTTTTTCCGGATATTAGTATATTAATAGTACTCATTATCTCCGGAGCTGGTTTTTCCATATGGAGAGGTCCGACGATGTTTACAGCTATATTTTTCCTGGTGGGTATGATAACTTTTGCGTTTAGCGAATATTTGACACACCGTTTCTTTTTCCATCTGAAAGCACCGAAGAATCCATTGTTCCTAAAATTTATGAAGAGAATCCACTATGATCACCATTCTGACCCCAACGATCTCAAACTTTTGTTCCTGCCTTTGTGGTACAGCCTTCCTAATTTTTTTGTTCTGTCCTTACTATTTTACTTATTAACTAATAATCTGAATTTTACATTTGCTTTTGGAACCGGTCTCATGTCTATGTTGTTGGTCTATGAATGGAAGCATTATGTTGCCCATCGGCCAATCAAACCTAAGACCAAATTCGGTCGCTGGGTTAAAAAGGTCCATATCCTTCATCATTATAAGAATGAAAACTTCTGGTATGGAGTCAGCACACCATTTGCGGACTATCTATTCGGGACTTTTAGAAATGAGAAGGATGTAGAAACGAGCAAATCAGCGAAGGATTTGGAAAAGCGAGCATTATAA
- a CDS encoding transporter substrate-binding domain-containing protein, translating into MVTMIGLLAACGSDEKTSGSEGGMDLAEEGKFTFASSGEFKPFSVTNGEGEMTGFDIDVAEAVAKELGLEPNQKKFKFASIVEGVKSGRFDAAVASHTINDDRKKHVDFSTPYYYSGPQIFVRPDSDIEKLADLEGLEVAVSKGSTYAKTAEEVTDNIVLYDSDVTALEALANGRHDAVITDFITGKEAIGAGLEIEGKELLGRSEQAIAVAKDNDELLKKINEALKTLRENGTLKEISENYFGEDITVNPEE; encoded by the coding sequence ATGGTGACCATGATAGGTCTCCTGGCTGCTTGTGGCAGCGATGAAAAAACATCTGGCAGTGAAGGCGGCATGGATTTGGCAGAGGAAGGCAAGTTCACTTTTGCTTCATCTGGTGAGTTCAAGCCATTTAGCGTAACAAATGGTGAAGGCGAGATGACAGGTTTTGACATCGATGTTGCCGAAGCAGTGGCAAAGGAGTTGGGACTGGAGCCAAATCAGAAGAAATTTAAGTTTGCTAGTATTGTAGAAGGTGTTAAGTCAGGGCGCTTCGATGCTGCTGTTGCCAGCCATACCATTAATGATGATCGCAAGAAGCATGTAGATTTTTCTACTCCATACTACTATTCTGGACCGCAAATTTTTGTAAGACCTGACAGCGATATCGAGAAACTTGCAGATTTAGAAGGACTGGAAGTTGCTGTATCAAAAGGTTCGACTTATGCAAAAACTGCTGAAGAAGTGACAGATAATATTGTGCTTTATGACAGTGACGTAACTGCTTTAGAAGCGTTGGCCAATGGAAGGCACGACGCTGTTATAACGGACTTTATTACAGGAAAAGAAGCGATTGGCGCGGGTTTGGAGATTGAAGGTAAAGAGCTCCTTGGCCGAAGCGAACAAGCAATTGCCGTAGCCAAAGACAACGATGAACTACTGAAAAAAATCAACGAGGCATTGAAAACGTTAAGAGAGAATGGAACGTTGAAAGAAATCAGTGAAAATTATTTCGGTGAAGATATCACAGTCAATCCGGAGGAATAA